One window from the genome of Bdellovibrio sp. NC01 encodes:
- a CDS encoding Lrp/AsnC family transcriptional regulator: protein MSLDSTDRRILSLLKEDSRMQYAEIGKKVNLSAPAVHARVKKMESNNIIRGYTIDINPIALEADLCAFIRIGKGKGTSAEVAKELVKIKQIEECHGVAGEDCLMVKLRTRSTAELSTLIDHIRGIEGIDRTLTVVVLESHFERGLTP, encoded by the coding sequence ATGAGTCTAGATAGTACTGACAGAAGAATATTAAGTCTGCTGAAAGAAGACTCACGTATGCAGTATGCAGAGATCGGTAAAAAAGTAAATTTGTCAGCGCCCGCTGTTCATGCGCGCGTGAAAAAGATGGAAAGCAACAACATCATTCGCGGTTATACAATCGACATCAACCCCATCGCCCTGGAAGCTGATTTGTGTGCGTTCATCCGCATTGGTAAAGGTAAAGGAACTTCCGCTGAAGTCGCCAAAGAACTTGTGAAGATCAAACAAATTGAAGAGTGCCACGGTGTCGCTGGCGAAGACTGCTTGATGGTCAAATTGCGAACGCGTTCTACAGCAGAACTTTCAACTTTGATCGATCACATTCGCGGCATTGAAGGAATTGATCGAACGCTGACCGTTGTAGTTTTAGAATCACATTTTGAACGAGGTCTGACGCCTTAA
- a CDS encoding tannase/feruloyl esterase family alpha/beta hydrolase has translation MKTKYSFVFSGASVFVLLVGCTTLLGRKPAQDPSVCKNLKNLSISSQEISLPTQGAVISQTDLVNDRDERGFDRRYCRVLGEIKSVDPKAPPIHFQINLPENWNNKALQMGGGGYNGTVVSGTSLISFSGTEGPTPLALGYATFGGDSGHSGDSTDASFAVNDEALLNFGHQHLKKTHDVAIVIIHNYFNMKPAKVYFAGASTGGREALTVLQRWPQDYDGVISSAPALNFTGTRMNGLRIGKALYSKGGFLNSAKQDLVFKKVIAACDRLDNLEDGLVSNVEECRRISAATLESLRCTGGGDLGDGCLSDAQLTSVRTIHTSLQLPYSLANGIREHEGYNILEGADFRGNSGFGTSAKLQGQPTIENGYLFLQGSQWARFLLTRDANFNALNFDPAHPGKYQDRVVELSGIVGATDPHIEKFFARGGKLILMHGQADAMISTNPTIAYYKKLVELFGKEKVQAAVQFYLVPGFGHGWGSFAVSWDPLTALDNWVEKNQRPEILIGRDMNKSTSGRGRPLCPYPRWPIYKGAGSKDEANNFACVETRR, from the coding sequence CTCTTTCGTTTTTTCTGGAGCGTCCGTTTTCGTTTTGCTTGTAGGTTGTACGACTTTATTAGGTCGTAAACCCGCACAGGATCCATCTGTTTGCAAAAATCTTAAAAATCTATCAATTTCATCTCAGGAAATTTCTTTACCGACCCAAGGTGCTGTGATTTCACAAACGGACCTCGTTAACGACCGCGACGAGCGCGGTTTTGATCGTCGTTATTGCCGCGTGCTTGGCGAAATTAAATCTGTGGACCCGAAAGCGCCGCCCATTCATTTTCAAATAAATCTTCCTGAGAATTGGAATAACAAAGCACTGCAAATGGGTGGTGGAGGATACAACGGTACGGTCGTATCTGGGACTTCGCTGATTAGTTTTTCTGGCACTGAAGGACCTACCCCCTTAGCTTTGGGGTATGCAACTTTTGGCGGTGATTCGGGTCACAGTGGTGATTCCACGGATGCAAGCTTTGCGGTAAACGATGAAGCTTTACTGAATTTCGGTCATCAACACCTTAAGAAAACTCACGATGTCGCGATAGTTATTATTCATAATTATTTTAATATGAAACCCGCGAAGGTGTATTTTGCTGGAGCCTCTACCGGCGGGCGCGAAGCTTTGACGGTACTACAGCGCTGGCCACAAGATTATGACGGTGTGATTTCTTCGGCACCAGCTTTGAACTTTACTGGCACACGTATGAACGGTTTGCGTATTGGAAAAGCACTGTACAGCAAAGGTGGTTTTTTAAATTCAGCCAAGCAAGATCTGGTCTTTAAGAAAGTCATCGCGGCGTGTGATCGTCTTGATAATCTCGAAGATGGTTTAGTCAGTAATGTGGAAGAGTGTCGTCGAATCTCTGCTGCGACTTTGGAATCCTTGCGCTGTACGGGAGGAGGCGATCTGGGGGATGGTTGTTTATCAGATGCGCAGCTGACAAGTGTGCGCACAATTCATACATCGTTGCAGTTGCCTTATTCACTGGCGAACGGAATTCGTGAACACGAAGGCTACAATATTCTTGAGGGGGCCGACTTCAGGGGTAACAGTGGTTTTGGTACGTCGGCGAAGTTGCAAGGGCAGCCTACGATTGAAAATGGATATTTATTTTTGCAAGGTTCACAGTGGGCTCGCTTTCTGTTGACTCGCGATGCGAATTTTAATGCGTTAAATTTTGATCCTGCTCATCCTGGTAAATATCAGGATCGAGTCGTTGAACTTTCAGGAATCGTGGGAGCTACAGATCCACATATTGAAAAGTTTTTTGCGCGTGGTGGAAAATTAATTCTGATGCACGGGCAAGCCGACGCGATGATAAGTACGAATCCCACAATTGCTTATTACAAAAAGCTTGTCGAATTGTTCGGTAAAGAAAAAGTGCAAGCGGCAGTACAGTTTTATCTTGTCCCTGGATTTGGTCACGGCTGGGGAAGTTTCGCAGTTTCATGGGACCCATTGACAGCGTTAGATAATTGGGTCGAGAAAAATCAGCGTCCAGAAATTTTGATTGGGCGAGATATGAATAAATCAACCAGCGGCAGAGGACGTCCGTTGTGCCCGTATCCTCGCTGGCCGATTTATAAAGGTGCGGGATCTAAAGACGAAGCGAATAATTTCGCTTGTGTCGAGACAAGACGTTAA